In the genome of Cryptosporangium minutisporangium, one region contains:
- a CDS encoding PadR family transcriptional regulator, with protein MSVPLTLLGLLEREPSHGYDLKRDYDTFFGRGKPLSFGQVYSTLSRLSRDGKVVVGEVAPGEGPERKRYVITDRGATEVDTWLTEPVEPEPNLQSILFSKVVLSLMLQRPAEEYLDRQRSAHLARMRELTEIKRKGELVDGLLADHGLFHLEADLRWIDLTSARLESLAKAVR; from the coding sequence ATGAGCGTCCCCCTCACCCTGCTTGGCCTGCTGGAACGCGAGCCCAGCCACGGCTACGACCTCAAACGCGACTACGACACGTTCTTCGGCCGCGGGAAGCCGCTGTCGTTCGGGCAGGTGTACTCCACGCTGAGCCGGCTGAGCCGGGACGGCAAGGTGGTGGTCGGCGAAGTCGCCCCCGGCGAAGGTCCGGAGCGCAAGCGCTACGTCATCACCGACCGCGGTGCGACCGAGGTCGACACCTGGCTCACCGAGCCGGTCGAGCCCGAACCGAACCTGCAGAGCATCTTGTTCTCCAAGGTCGTGCTCTCGCTGATGCTGCAGCGCCCGGCCGAGGAGTACCTCGATCGCCAGCGCAGCGCGCACTTGGCCCGGATGCGCGAGCTCACCGAGATCAAGCGCAAGGGCGAGCTGGTCGACGGGCTGCTCGCCGACCACGGCCTGTTCCACCTGGAGGCCGATCTGCGGTGGATCGACCTGACCAGTGCCCGGCTCGAATCCCTCGCGAAGGCGGTGCGGTAA
- a CDS encoding ABC transporter permease encodes MIGFGLRLTVAGGREAIARLVLIATAVALGTVLLLSIVAAVNAVDRQNERGAWLLTSGQRTTDDPLQWLVREDFYDGRTIARVDVAAVGPDAPVPPGVDRLPGPGEYYASPALRELLADTPREQLGARYPGRDVGTIGDAALRDPEALVILVGSAPDQMPASAPRIARFNTEVPALQTAAMRLILGVVGAGLLFPVLIFVATATRLSAARREQRFAAMRLVGATPRQVSTIATVESAVAAALGTALGFVAFVGVRRPLAEVSFTGAPFHAEDVVVHWPGMLLVALGIPLAAAVAARITLRRVRTSPLGIARRATPRPPRAYRLIPLVAGIVELAWFVGRRPESTNGQTAAYLTGMLLIMVGLVIAGPWLTMLGSRVLAARSSRPATLIAARRLADDPKAAFRAVSGLILALFVASTAIGVITTIVANQGSDRAGAAASMMVMSFDDREPKVLMPTAVDGAVERSGLRSVDGVQAVTLVRSDPYQPRTGGSRYGPYSGLVLCSDLARTPERGSCAPGAEVASVWPSILSGQVDEDEESSGGAKQFDAAGRRIWPTARISTEELLAKVHVGWILVDTDGAPATLEHARTLLETTFPGYPVPPGTDNDYNASFNDSLVIWQRLAQIVIVGSLPIAGCSLAVSVVGGLMERKRPFSLLRLSGVPLRTLRRVVTLESAVPLLTVAAVAIGTGFLAAHLFLRAQLDYSLRAPGMAYYVFVLVGIATSLGVLASTLPLLRRITGPETARHE; translated from the coding sequence GTGATCGGCTTCGGCTTGCGGCTCACGGTCGCTGGTGGCCGGGAGGCGATCGCTCGGCTCGTGCTGATCGCCACCGCGGTCGCGCTCGGCACGGTCCTGCTGCTCTCGATCGTCGCCGCCGTCAACGCGGTCGACCGCCAGAACGAGCGCGGCGCCTGGCTACTGACCAGCGGTCAGCGGACCACCGACGACCCACTCCAGTGGTTGGTCCGGGAGGACTTCTACGACGGCCGGACGATCGCCAGGGTGGACGTCGCGGCGGTCGGTCCGGACGCACCGGTGCCGCCCGGCGTCGACCGGCTGCCCGGGCCCGGCGAGTACTACGCCTCCCCCGCCCTGCGCGAGCTACTGGCCGACACCCCTCGCGAGCAGCTCGGCGCCCGCTACCCCGGCCGGGACGTCGGCACGATCGGCGACGCGGCGCTGCGGGATCCGGAGGCGCTCGTCATCCTGGTCGGGTCCGCCCCGGACCAGATGCCGGCCAGCGCTCCCCGGATCGCCCGGTTCAACACCGAGGTACCGGCGCTCCAGACTGCGGCGATGCGTCTGATCCTCGGTGTCGTCGGCGCCGGGCTGCTGTTCCCCGTGTTGATCTTCGTCGCGACGGCGACCCGGCTCTCGGCGGCCCGCCGCGAGCAGCGGTTCGCGGCGATGCGTCTGGTCGGCGCGACGCCACGGCAGGTCTCGACGATCGCGACCGTGGAGTCGGCGGTCGCGGCCGCACTCGGCACCGCGCTCGGGTTCGTGGCGTTTGTCGGAGTGCGGCGGCCGCTCGCGGAGGTGTCGTTCACCGGCGCGCCGTTCCACGCCGAGGACGTCGTCGTGCACTGGCCCGGCATGCTGCTGGTCGCGCTCGGCATCCCGTTGGCGGCTGCGGTGGCCGCCCGGATCACGCTGCGGCGCGTCCGCACGTCGCCACTCGGCATCGCTCGCCGGGCCACGCCGCGGCCACCCCGGGCGTACCGGCTGATTCCGCTGGTGGCGGGCATCGTGGAGTTGGCGTGGTTCGTCGGACGACGTCCGGAGAGCACCAACGGCCAGACCGCCGCGTACCTCACCGGCATGCTGCTGATCATGGTCGGCCTGGTCATCGCCGGTCCGTGGCTGACGATGCTCGGCTCCCGCGTGCTCGCTGCGCGGTCCAGCCGCCCGGCGACGCTGATCGCCGCCCGCCGGCTCGCCGACGATCCCAAGGCCGCGTTCCGAGCGGTCAGCGGCCTGATTCTGGCGCTGTTCGTGGCGAGCACCGCGATCGGCGTCATCACGACGATCGTCGCGAACCAGGGCTCGGACCGGGCCGGGGCCGCCGCCAGCATGATGGTGATGTCGTTCGACGATCGGGAGCCGAAGGTCCTGATGCCCACCGCGGTCGACGGTGCCGTGGAGCGTTCCGGGCTCCGGTCGGTCGACGGGGTGCAAGCCGTGACGCTGGTCCGGTCCGATCCCTACCAGCCGCGGACCGGTGGGTCCCGGTACGGCCCGTACTCCGGTCTCGTGCTCTGCAGCGACCTCGCCCGGACGCCCGAGCGCGGCTCGTGCGCCCCGGGCGCCGAGGTCGCCTCCGTCTGGCCGTCGATCCTCTCCGGTCAGGTCGACGAGGACGAGGAGTCCAGCGGTGGCGCGAAGCAGTTCGACGCCGCCGGGCGCCGCATCTGGCCGACCGCCCGGATCTCCACCGAGGAACTGCTCGCGAAGGTCCACGTGGGCTGGATCCTGGTCGACACCGACGGAGCACCCGCGACGCTCGAGCACGCCCGCACGCTGCTCGAGACGACGTTCCCCGGCTACCCCGTTCCGCCGGGTACCGACAACGACTACAACGCCAGCTTCAACGACAGCCTGGTGATCTGGCAGCGTCTGGCCCAGATCGTCATCGTCGGCAGCCTGCCGATCGCCGGCTGCAGCCTGGCGGTGAGCGTCGTCGGTGGGTTGATGGAGCGGAAGCGCCCGTTCAGTCTGCTGCGCCTGTCCGGCGTGCCGCTCCGAACGCTGCGCCGAGTGGTGACGCTGGAGAGCGCGGTGCCGCTATTGACCGTCGCTGCGGTGGCGATCGGTACCGGCTTCCTCGCCGCCCACCTGTTCCTGCGGGCGCAGCTGGACTACTCGCTACGCGCCCCGGGGATGGCGTACTACGTGTTCGTGCTGGTGGGGATCGCTACGTCTCTCGGCGTGCTGGCTTCGACGCTACCCCTGCTGCGGCGGATCACCGGCCCGGAGACAGCACGGCACGAGTGA
- a CDS encoding ABC transporter ATP-binding protein: MILEARDLELSFGATPALRGAALQIKAGEVLAIMGPSGSGKSTLLHCLAGILVPSSGEVWFDGTRLDTLSEEKRSALRRDRFGFVFQFGQLVPELTAVENVALPLLLAGVRRAAAVKQAEPWFERLGLEGLGNRRSGELSGGQAQRVALARGLVTGPEVLFADEPTGALDSLTGEQVMDLLVDNAREHGTTVILVTHEARVAAYADREVVVRDGRVNSPVLAP; the protein is encoded by the coding sequence ATGATCCTGGAAGCCCGCGACCTGGAGTTGTCGTTCGGCGCCACCCCCGCACTGCGCGGCGCTGCGTTGCAGATAAAGGCCGGCGAGGTGCTCGCGATCATGGGCCCCAGCGGGTCCGGTAAGTCGACGTTGCTGCACTGCCTGGCCGGGATCCTGGTGCCGTCGTCCGGTGAGGTGTGGTTCGACGGGACGCGCTTGGACACGCTGTCCGAGGAGAAGCGGAGCGCGCTGCGTCGGGACCGGTTCGGCTTCGTGTTCCAGTTCGGGCAGCTCGTACCGGAGCTGACCGCGGTGGAGAACGTCGCCCTCCCGCTTCTGCTGGCCGGGGTCCGGCGGGCCGCCGCGGTGAAGCAGGCGGAGCCCTGGTTCGAACGCCTCGGATTGGAAGGGTTGGGCAACCGCCGGTCGGGCGAGTTGTCCGGCGGGCAGGCGCAGCGGGTGGCGCTGGCGCGTGGGCTGGTGACCGGGCCCGAGGTGCTTTTCGCCGACGAGCCGACCGGCGCGCTCGACTCACTCACCGGCGAGCAGGTGATGGACCTGCTGGTCGACAACGCCCGCGAGCACGGGACCACGGTGATCCTGGTGACGCACGAGGCGCGAGTAGCTGCCTACGCCGATCGCGAGGTCGTCGTCCGGGACGGTCGGGTCAACAGCCCGGTGCTGGCCCCGTGA
- a CDS encoding alpha/beta fold hydrolase, whose amino-acid sequence MSDVLIAQRKRVPGAELYVEARGSGPVLLLIPGGTGEAASFGALPHALADTFTVVTYDRRGFGRSRTGAPPDDDRRLTDDVEDALALLNDAPGYVLGSSSGAIVALHLVARCPERVRRVVAHEPPLVPLLPDAARWLALFDDVHATYRSDGAAIALRVFSAAVGLRTPEPSSDPYPTEMLPRMASNQEFFLEHELRQYVRRVPDLRALKRARDRLVLAGGRESRDVGGYLLPYRPNQVLASRLNLSIAEFPGAHVGYLTDPDEFATVTRAVLSPGR is encoded by the coding sequence ATGAGCGACGTCCTGATCGCCCAGCGGAAGCGGGTGCCCGGCGCGGAGTTGTACGTCGAGGCGCGGGGGAGCGGCCCGGTGCTGCTGCTGATCCCCGGCGGCACCGGGGAAGCGGCGAGCTTCGGCGCCCTGCCGCACGCGCTCGCCGACACCTTCACGGTCGTCACCTACGACCGGCGCGGTTTCGGCCGCAGCCGGACCGGCGCCCCGCCGGACGACGACCGGCGCCTCACCGACGACGTCGAGGACGCGCTGGCCCTGCTCAACGATGCGCCCGGATACGTTCTCGGCAGCAGCTCCGGTGCGATCGTCGCGCTGCACCTCGTCGCCCGGTGCCCGGAACGGGTGCGGCGGGTCGTCGCGCACGAACCACCGCTGGTGCCGCTGTTACCGGACGCCGCCCGCTGGCTCGCGCTCTTCGACGACGTCCACGCGACCTACCGCAGCGACGGCGCCGCGATCGCTCTCCGGGTGTTCAGCGCGGCGGTCGGGCTCCGAACGCCCGAGCCATCGAGCGACCCGTACCCGACCGAGATGCTCCCGCGGATGGCGTCCAACCAGGAGTTCTTTCTGGAGCACGAGCTGCGGCAGTACGTCCGCCGGGTGCCCGACCTCCGTGCGCTGAAGCGCGCGCGGGACCGCCTGGTGCTCGCCGGTGGACGCGAGTCCCGGGACGTCGGCGGCTACCTTCTGCCGTACCGCCCGAACCAGGTACTCGCGTCCCGGCTGAACCTCTCGATCGCCGAGTTCCCCGGTGCGCACGTCGGTTACCTGACGGACCCCGACGAGTTCGCGACCGTCACTCGTGCCGTGCTGTCTCCGGGCCGGTGA
- a CDS encoding pyridoxal phosphate-dependent decarboxylase family protein, with protein MSLDKQGAPADDVLAVLATLRSGDLPTHGGRTWAYVYDSGLAGLDALAQQAAAAVTGVNGLDPTVFPSLLTMENEVVAAAAGLLGGGPGTVGTVTSGGTESILLAVKAARDGRPDVERPQLVAPVTAHAAFAKAAEYFRVELIPVDVDPVTFRPDPADVAAAITERTVLVVASAPSYAHGVIDPVVEIAAAAAERGVRCHVDACIGGWMLPFWRRLGVELPAFDLNVPGVTSLSVDLHKYAYAPKGTSVLLHRDAELRRSQYFAFADWPGYSMINATMQSTKSAAPLAAAWAVLRHLGEEGYLALAEQTLAATRALIAGVAAVGGLRVLGPPDASLVAFGATDAGPDLFVLADELTVRGWYVQPQFAFGALPPNLHLTVTAASSPKLESFLDDLRDAVDAARAHGPVAVDPGIVEALQALDPSTLTPEEFGGLLAAAGLGGGDGGFALPTRMAEINALLAAAPPRLRERLLVEFFGRLYTP; from the coding sequence ATGAGCCTCGACAAGCAGGGCGCGCCGGCCGACGACGTCCTCGCCGTGCTGGCGACACTGCGGTCCGGCGACCTGCCGACGCACGGCGGACGGACCTGGGCGTACGTCTACGACTCCGGGCTGGCCGGGCTCGACGCGCTGGCGCAGCAGGCCGCCGCGGCGGTGACCGGTGTCAACGGCCTCGACCCGACCGTGTTCCCGTCGCTGCTCACGATGGAGAACGAGGTCGTGGCCGCGGCCGCCGGGTTACTCGGCGGCGGGCCGGGGACGGTCGGCACCGTGACGTCCGGCGGCACCGAGTCGATCCTGCTGGCGGTGAAGGCCGCGCGGGACGGGCGCCCGGACGTCGAGCGTCCGCAGCTGGTGGCGCCGGTGACCGCGCACGCCGCGTTCGCCAAGGCGGCGGAGTACTTCCGGGTGGAGCTGATCCCGGTCGACGTCGACCCGGTCACGTTCCGCCCGGACCCGGCCGACGTCGCCGCGGCGATCACCGAGCGGACGGTGCTCGTGGTGGCCAGCGCGCCGTCCTACGCCCACGGGGTGATCGATCCGGTCGTGGAGATCGCGGCGGCGGCTGCGGAGCGCGGCGTCCGGTGCCATGTGGACGCCTGTATCGGCGGGTGGATGCTGCCGTTCTGGCGTCGGCTGGGCGTCGAGCTGCCCGCGTTCGACCTGAACGTGCCGGGCGTCACCAGCCTCTCGGTCGACCTGCACAAGTACGCCTACGCGCCGAAGGGAACGTCGGTGCTGCTGCACCGGGACGCGGAACTCCGGCGCAGCCAGTACTTCGCGTTCGCGGACTGGCCGGGCTACTCGATGATCAACGCGACGATGCAGTCGACGAAGTCCGCGGCACCACTGGCCGCGGCGTGGGCGGTCCTCCGGCACCTGGGCGAGGAGGGTTACCTCGCGCTGGCCGAGCAGACGCTGGCCGCGACCCGGGCGCTGATAGCGGGGGTGGCGGCGGTGGGCGGCCTCCGGGTGCTCGGCCCGCCGGACGCCAGCCTGGTGGCGTTCGGAGCCACGGATGCCGGCCCGGACCTGTTCGTGCTCGCCGACGAGCTGACCGTCCGGGGCTGGTACGTCCAGCCGCAGTTCGCGTTCGGTGCGCTCCCGCCGAACCTGCACCTGACCGTCACCGCTGCCAGCAGCCCGAAGCTCGAGTCGTTCCTCGACGACCTCCGGGACGCGGTGGACGCCGCACGTGCCCACGGACCGGTGGCGGTGGATCCGGGGATCGTCGAGGCGCTCCAGGCGCTCGATCCGTCGACGCTGACTCCCGAGGAGTTCGGGGGCCTTCTCGCAGCGGCGGGCCTCGGCGGCGGGGACGGCGGGTTCGCCTTGCCGACCCGGATGGCCGAGATCAACGCGCTGCTCGCGGCCGCTCCGCCACGCCTGCGCGAGCGTCTGCTCGTGGAGTTCTTCGGGCGCCTCTACACGCCGTAA
- a CDS encoding Clp protease N-terminal domain-containing protein: protein MFERFTKDAREVVVRAQAEGRELRHPVIGTEHLLLAMLADDTNSAYPVLHAAGLRYDQVRADVVRTVGGANRILTDDDAEALKAIGIDLDAVLASVERSLGDESWTTPPPEPERKGLFRRPQRGTRFGPRARKVLELSLREAIRLKHREINAEHILLGLIREGEGLAAQVVVGAGVSLADLRSAAEDHLRNAA from the coding sequence ATGTTCGAACGGTTCACCAAGGATGCTCGCGAAGTCGTCGTCCGTGCGCAGGCCGAAGGCCGGGAGCTGCGCCATCCGGTGATCGGCACCGAGCACCTGCTGCTCGCGATGCTCGCCGACGACACCAACAGCGCGTACCCGGTGTTGCACGCCGCCGGGCTGCGATACGACCAGGTCCGCGCGGACGTCGTCCGGACCGTCGGCGGCGCCAACCGGATCCTGACCGACGACGACGCCGAGGCACTGAAGGCGATCGGCATCGACCTCGACGCCGTACTCGCCAGCGTGGAACGGTCGCTCGGCGACGAGAGCTGGACCACGCCGCCGCCGGAGCCGGAGCGCAAGGGATTGTTCCGCCGCCCGCAGCGCGGGACGCGATTCGGGCCGCGGGCGAGGAAGGTGCTGGAACTCTCCCTGCGGGAGGCGATCCGGCTCAAGCACCGCGAGATCAACGCCGAGCACATTCTGCTGGGCCTGATCCGGGAGGGCGAGGGTCTGGCCGCGCAGGTGGTCGTCGGTGCCGGGGTGAGCCTCGCCGATCTCCGCTCGGCGGCCGAGGATCACCTACGGAACGCCGCATGA
- a CDS encoding ATP-dependent helicase, whose product MRTPVEPAREFPLDADQRAVAEHTAGPLLVLAGPGTGKTTTIVESVVARVGAGADPESVLVLTFGRKAAGRLRERITERLGRTTTEPLARTFHSYAWGLLRRDASSRDDRPPRLLTGPEQDALIRELLDGNVEGIGVRWPDPEQLQAPRGFAAELRDLMLRALERGIDPVGLDDLGQRQDRDDWRAAARFLQQYFDVLELRDSGTTASGIAYDSALIIQEAVSLLRNDPELLEQERRARRYVFVDEYQETDPAQRELLRLLCGGGRFLVAAGDPDQSIFGFRGADPGGVRSFVDDFPTAEGVPAPTIVLGTAHRAGPTLQETADRVATRLRGGVRQRTPHLGPETPPALADGVEVVVVRSATQEAAYVAHRLRRAHLIDGVPWSRMAVLVRSAPRSAGTLRRGLVHAGVPVEVDTDELPLAQQRGVAPLVRALGVALHPERLDDAAAVGLLTSPLGDADALSLRRLRQQLRLVASAGGDTRSSAELLPEALADPRDLIPVDSEWGRPARRVAAVLSAIRDAAAVPGASPESVVWAAWEVSGLGPRWEEESLRGGSEGADADAALDAAMALFDQAAKFVDGLPGATSTMFVDYLEHLRIPGDSIAPTGQRAEVVRILTAHAAKGLEWDVVAVAGVQEGLWPDLRPRGTVLGSEELVDLVAGRPPQLAGHLSALLDEERRLFYVAVTRARRALLVTAVDTVDGEDAEQASRFLDEIDPPEQPLVPRDDDGGRPQAVVPRQLTLPALVAELRRAVLDREGDPARRRAAARQLAQLADAGVPGADPAEWWGFAPLSDAEALRGPHEMVAVSPSRVEAFQTCALRWLLETSGGGTTSAAQGIGTVVHDVAAEVTAEQAVPDLQALSDRLNERWRRVDLTGWYGRKQHERANQMVERLADWLARNPRQLIAVEREFSVEIGRATVRGRVDRLERDDEGRLVVVDLKTGQSKPSAENIPTHPQLGVYQLAVEHGAFGEHGTESGGASLVHIGMPTRRATEQVQEPPRVAKKGAQWAERLVQDVADGMAGSVFVATQNNYCRMCAVSASCPIVSGQVTDE is encoded by the coding sequence GTGCGGACGCCGGTCGAGCCGGCTCGGGAGTTCCCGCTCGACGCCGACCAGCGCGCCGTCGCGGAGCACACCGCCGGCCCGCTCCTCGTTCTGGCGGGGCCGGGCACCGGCAAGACCACGACGATCGTCGAGTCGGTGGTGGCCCGCGTGGGGGCGGGCGCCGACCCGGAGTCGGTCCTCGTCCTCACGTTCGGACGCAAGGCCGCCGGCCGTCTGCGCGAGCGGATCACCGAGCGGCTCGGCCGCACCACCACCGAGCCGCTGGCCCGGACGTTCCACTCGTACGCCTGGGGCCTGCTGCGCCGGGACGCCTCGTCGCGGGACGATCGTCCGCCTCGCCTGCTCACCGGGCCGGAGCAGGACGCGCTGATCCGGGAGCTGCTCGACGGCAACGTGGAGGGCATCGGCGTCCGCTGGCCCGACCCGGAGCAACTGCAGGCGCCGCGCGGCTTCGCCGCGGAACTCCGCGACCTGATGCTCCGCGCGTTGGAGCGCGGCATCGACCCGGTCGGCCTCGACGATCTGGGCCAACGGCAGGATCGGGACGACTGGCGGGCGGCCGCCCGGTTCCTCCAGCAGTACTTCGACGTCCTCGAGTTGCGGGACAGCGGAACGACCGCGTCGGGAATCGCCTACGACAGCGCGCTGATCATCCAGGAAGCGGTCAGCCTGCTGCGCAACGATCCGGAGCTTCTCGAGCAGGAACGCCGCGCCCGCCGGTACGTCTTCGTCGACGAGTACCAGGAGACCGATCCCGCACAGCGCGAGTTGCTCCGGCTGCTCTGCGGCGGCGGCCGGTTCCTCGTCGCGGCCGGTGACCCCGACCAGTCGATCTTCGGCTTCCGCGGTGCCGATCCCGGCGGCGTCCGCTCGTTCGTCGATGACTTCCCGACCGCCGAGGGCGTACCGGCGCCGACGATCGTCCTCGGCACCGCGCACCGGGCCGGCCCGACGCTGCAGGAGACCGCCGACCGCGTCGCGACCAGGCTCCGGGGTGGCGTCCGGCAGCGCACGCCCCACCTCGGTCCGGAGACGCCGCCTGCGCTGGCCGACGGCGTCGAGGTCGTGGTCGTCCGCAGCGCCACCCAGGAAGCCGCCTACGTCGCGCACCGGCTGCGCCGTGCGCACCTGATCGACGGTGTGCCCTGGTCGCGGATGGCGGTCCTGGTCCGGTCCGCACCGCGGTCGGCCGGGACGCTCCGGCGCGGCCTGGTGCACGCGGGAGTACCGGTGGAGGTGGACACCGACGAGTTGCCGCTGGCCCAGCAGCGGGGCGTGGCGCCGCTGGTCCGCGCGCTCGGCGTCGCGCTGCACCCGGAGCGGCTGGACGACGCGGCGGCGGTCGGCCTGCTCACCTCGCCGCTCGGTGACGCCGACGCGCTGAGCCTGCGCCGGTTGCGGCAACAGCTGCGGCTGGTCGCGTCCGCCGGTGGGGACACCCGCTCCTCGGCCGAGCTGCTGCCCGAGGCGCTGGCCGACCCGCGGGACCTGATCCCGGTGGACTCGGAGTGGGGTCGGCCGGCCCGCCGGGTCGCGGCCGTCCTGAGCGCGATCCGGGACGCGGCTGCGGTCCCCGGTGCGTCGCCGGAGAGCGTCGTGTGGGCGGCCTGGGAGGTGTCCGGGCTGGGGCCGCGGTGGGAGGAGGAGAGCCTGCGCGGCGGTTCGGAGGGCGCCGACGCCGACGCCGCGCTGGACGCCGCCATGGCGCTCTTCGACCAGGCCGCCAAGTTCGTCGACGGGCTGCCCGGCGCCACCTCGACGATGTTCGTCGACTACCTGGAGCACCTGCGGATTCCCGGCGACTCGATCGCGCCCACCGGCCAGCGCGCCGAGGTCGTCCGGATCCTCACCGCCCACGCCGCCAAGGGGCTGGAGTGGGACGTCGTCGCGGTCGCCGGGGTCCAGGAAGGACTCTGGCCGGATTTGCGGCCGCGCGGCACCGTGCTCGGCTCGGAGGAACTCGTCGATCTGGTCGCCGGCCGCCCTCCCCAGTTGGCCGGCCACCTGTCCGCGCTGCTCGACGAGGAGCGCCGGCTGTTCTACGTGGCGGTCACCCGGGCCCGCCGAGCGCTGCTGGTGACCGCGGTGGACACCGTCGACGGCGAGGACGCCGAGCAGGCGTCCCGGTTCCTGGACGAGATCGACCCGCCGGAGCAGCCGCTCGTCCCACGGGACGACGACGGCGGCCGGCCGCAGGCCGTCGTCCCGCGTCAGCTCACGCTGCCCGCGCTCGTCGCGGAGCTGCGCCGAGCGGTGCTCGACCGCGAGGGCGACCCGGCACGGCGACGCGCGGCCGCCCGCCAGCTGGCGCAACTGGCCGACGCCGGGGTGCCGGGCGCCGACCCGGCCGAGTGGTGGGGATTCGCGCCGCTGTCCGACGCCGAGGCGCTGCGCGGCCCGCACGAGATGGTCGCGGTCTCCCCGTCCCGGGTGGAGGCGTTCCAGACCTGCGCGCTGCGCTGGCTGCTGGAGACCAGCGGAGGCGGGACGACCAGTGCCGCGCAGGGCATCGGCACCGTGGTGCACGACGTCGCCGCCGAGGTCACCGCCGAGCAGGCCGTTCCCGACCTGCAGGCGCTCTCCGACCGGCTCAACGAGCGCTGGCGCCGGGTCGACCTCACCGGCTGGTACGGGCGGAAGCAGCACGAGCGGGCCAACCAGATGGTCGAGCGGCTCGCCGACTGGCTGGCCCGCAACCCGCGTCAGCTGATCGCCGTCGAGCGGGAGTTCTCGGTGGAGATCGGCCGGGCGACGGTCCGCGGACGGGTCGACCGGCTGGAGCGGGACGACGAGGGCCGCCTGGTCGTCGTCGACCTCAAGACCGGGCAGAGCAAGCCGTCGGCCGAGAACATCCCGACCCACCCGCAGCTCGGGGTGTACCAGCTCGCGGTCGAGCACGGTGCGTTCGGCGAGCACGGCACCGAGTCCGGCGGTGCCTCGCTGGTCCACATCGGTATGCCGACCCGCCGGGCCACCGAACAGGTGCAGGAGCCGCCCCGTGTTGCCAAAAAAGGCGCACAGTGGGCCGAACGCCTGGTGCAGGACGTCGCGGACGGGATGGCCGGCAGCGTCTTCGTGGCCACTCAGAACAACTACTGCCGGATGTGCGCGGTCTCCGCGTCCTGCCCGATCGTGTCGGGTCAGGTGACCGATGAGTGA
- a CDS encoding helix-turn-helix domain-containing protein, whose product MSEATELAAAAGSKDARVGLRAVRALRRLAETLEAVQVENARRAGWSWQEIAEVLEVSKQAVHKKYAGRVPGSRD is encoded by the coding sequence ATGAGTGAGGCAACGGAGCTGGCCGCAGCGGCCGGCAGCAAGGACGCGAGGGTCGGCCTACGCGCCGTCCGCGCGCTCCGCCGGCTGGCCGAAACGCTGGAAGCGGTGCAGGTGGAGAACGCCCGCCGTGCGGGCTGGTCCTGGCAGGAGATCGCCGAGGTCCTCGAAGTCAGCAAGCAGGCCGTCCACAAGAAGTACGCCGGGCGCGTCCCCGGCTCCCGCGACTGA